A genome region from Sardina pilchardus chromosome 22, fSarPil1.1, whole genome shotgun sequence includes the following:
- the eif2ak1 gene encoding eukaryotic translation initiation factor 2-alpha kinase 1 isoform X2 produces MDPEKMDIVALIAKVIAEASDSENNCEVLLAGKPYTSIQEFTSAIPNHLLLGSLLEHLCLVYERDPTRSRMLFKVVGQRLAGMNLLSPLAISDEFSTVRLQHNRAFTELLRAATSSLFPQDCKYLSTDPQSNLLRPKDGLFQAQTSRYLSEFEEISALGKGSYGKVFKVTNKLDGQCYAVKKILIKNVSRDDCMKVLREVKVLSSLQHPNIVGYHTAWMEHVQPVTDKAILKPTLPALERPSLRYPDDDGGSSNGSSIVFESSECPRDSTPDDMHTSGSISQIPGPTEGESSKVVCPKVTRNPDHFVPCVYLGQPASTAAACPIMAAAPSCWDSSGTSEEDLSEHRGEMNNNSYIDVDSSQQWAESQPREVQFHLMLYIQMQLCERSLKDWIQEKNSKPIEELTHVTNAHRSMATEQLFHILRKVLEGVQYIHSKGIMHRDLKPRNIFLHGHESHVRIGDFGLACKDIIVDDNETLPTTSCNGSTHTTGVGTFVYAAPEQLEGSHYDSKSDMYSVGVIAVELFQPFGTEMERAHRLGELRQGKIPETLSQKWPVLTKYIQLLTSQDPSERPSATQILESELFSTKDKVIHSLLRKIDEQEEEINELRRRISQLQGSQDDVPQMENTESPTASLPPS; encoded by the exons ATGGATCCTGAGAAAATGGATATAGTTGCACTGATCGCTAAAGTTATTGCTGAAG CTTCAGATTCAGAAAACAACTGTGAAGTACTACTGGCAGGGAAACCTTACACGTCCATCCAAGAGTTTACATCTGCCATCCCCAATCACCTCTTGCTTGGCTCCCTGCTGGAACATTTGTGCCTTGTCTATGAGAGGGATCCCACTAGGTCACGTATGCTCTTTAAGG TGGTTGGTCAGAGGTTGGCTGGCATGAACCTCCTTTCCCCCCTTGCCATCAGTGATGAGTTCAGCACCGTGAGACTTCAGCACAACCGTGCCTTTACTGAGCTCCTCCGAGCAGCCACCTCCTCACTATTTCCCCAG GATTGTAAATACCTTAGTACTGATCCTCAGAGTAATCTTTTAAG ACCAAAAGATGGCCTTTTCCAAGCACAAACTTCACGGTATCTTAGTGAATTCGAAGAGATCTCAGCTCTCGGCAAAGGTTCTTATGGGAAGGTCTTCAAG GTAACCAACAAGTTGGATGGACAGTGTTATGCTGTGAAAAAAATTCTCATCAAGAATGTGTCAAGAGATGACTGCatgaag GTTCTTAGAGAGGTGAAAGTATTGTCAAGCCTCCAGCACCCAAACATAGTAGGCTATCACACTGCATGGATGGAACACGTTCAACCGGTAACAGACA AGGCTATATTGAAACCTACCCTACCAGCCCTTGAAAGACCATCACTGAG ATATCCAGACGATGATGGTGGCAGCAGCAATGGCTCCTCAATTGTGTTTGAAAGCTCAGAGTGCCCCAGGGACTCCACGCCTGATGACATGCACACATCGGGGAGCATATCCCAGATACCCGGACCTACTGAAGGAGAGAGCTCCAAGGTTGTGTGTCCAAAAGTTACACGTAATCCCGACCACTTTGTCCCATGCGTGTACCTCGGCCAGCCGGCCTCCACAGCTGCAGCCTGCCCCATCATGGCGGCTGCCCCATCGTGCTGGGACAGCTCTGGGACGTCTGAGGAGGACTTGAGTGAGCACAGAGGGGAGATGAACAATAACTCTTACATTGATGTAGACAGCAGTCAGCAGTGGGCTGAGAGTCAACCACGGGAG GTGCAGTTCCACCTAATGCTCTATATTCAGATGCAACTGTGTGAACGCTCCCTGAAAGATTGGATCCAGGAGAAGAATTCCAAACCCATAGAGGAGCTTACTCATGTTACAA ATGCACACAGATCCATGGCCACAGAGCAACTGTTTCATATACTACGTAAAGTCCTGGAAGGAGTACAATACATCCATTCTAAAGGAATTATGCACAGAGACCTCAAG CCTAGAAATATATTTCTCCATGGACATGAGAGTCATGTAAGGATTGGTGATTTCGGGCTGGCTTGCAAGGATATAATTGTGGACGATAATGAGACGCTACCTACCACTTCTTGCAATG gttcaacacacacaacaggtgtTGGAACATTTGTGTATGCTGCCCCTGAGCAACTGGAAGGATCCCATTATGACTCCAAG TCTGATATGTATAGTGTGGGGGTGATTGCAGTGGAGCTGTTCCAGCCGTTTGGGACTGAGATGGAACGTGCGCACAGACTTGGGGAGCTCCGACAGGGTAAGATTCCGGAGACGCTGTCTCAGAAGTGGCCGGTCCTCACCAAGTACATCCAGCTGCTGACCAGCCAGGACCCCTCAGAGCGGCCTAGTGCAACCCAAATTTTGGAGAGTGAGCTCTTCAGCACCAAAGACAAG GTTATCCACAGTTTATTGAGGAAGATTGacgaacaggaggaggagataaATGAGCTCCGAAGAAGAATAAGCCAACTGCAGGGCTCGCAGGATGATGTCCCTCAAATGGAAAACACAGAGTCACCCACTGCAAGTCTTCCTCCCAGCTAA
- the eif2ak1 gene encoding eukaryotic translation initiation factor 2-alpha kinase 1 isoform X1 has product MFNRRGKFVNVNNIAEHSSSDNGRTTANTFFQRTLKTCSRIQETTPLCLTDDDDDEEDVQFDTSDSENNCEVLLAGKPYTSIQEFTSAIPNHLLLGSLLEHLCLVYERDPTRSRMLFKVVGQRLAGMNLLSPLAISDEFSTVRLQHNRAFTELLRAATSSLFPQDCKYLSTDPQSNLLRPKDGLFQAQTSRYLSEFEEISALGKGSYGKVFKVTNKLDGQCYAVKKILIKNVSRDDCMKVLREVKVLSSLQHPNIVGYHTAWMEHVQPVTDKAILKPTLPALERPSLRYPDDDGGSSNGSSIVFESSECPRDSTPDDMHTSGSISQIPGPTEGESSKVVCPKVTRNPDHFVPCVYLGQPASTAAACPIMAAAPSCWDSSGTSEEDLSEHRGEMNNNSYIDVDSSQQWAESQPREVQFHLMLYIQMQLCERSLKDWIQEKNSKPIEELTHVTNAHRSMATEQLFHILRKVLEGVQYIHSKGIMHRDLKPRNIFLHGHESHVRIGDFGLACKDIIVDDNETLPTTSCNGSTHTTGVGTFVYAAPEQLEGSHYDSKSDMYSVGVIAVELFQPFGTEMERAHRLGELRQGKIPETLSQKWPVLTKYIQLLTSQDPSERPSATQILESELFSTKDKVIHSLLRKIDEQEEEINELRRRISQLQGSQDDVPQMENTESPTASLPPS; this is encoded by the exons ATGTTCAACAGACGGGGCAAATTTGTTAACGTTAACAATATCGCGGAACATTCGAGTAGTGATAATGGTCGGACGACAGCCAACACTTTCTTCCAAAGGACTTTAAAAACTTGTAGCAGAATTCAAGAGACAACCCCACTGTGCCTAactgatgacgatgatgacgagGAGGATGTTCAGTTTGACA CTTCAGATTCAGAAAACAACTGTGAAGTACTACTGGCAGGGAAACCTTACACGTCCATCCAAGAGTTTACATCTGCCATCCCCAATCACCTCTTGCTTGGCTCCCTGCTGGAACATTTGTGCCTTGTCTATGAGAGGGATCCCACTAGGTCACGTATGCTCTTTAAGG TGGTTGGTCAGAGGTTGGCTGGCATGAACCTCCTTTCCCCCCTTGCCATCAGTGATGAGTTCAGCACCGTGAGACTTCAGCACAACCGTGCCTTTACTGAGCTCCTCCGAGCAGCCACCTCCTCACTATTTCCCCAG GATTGTAAATACCTTAGTACTGATCCTCAGAGTAATCTTTTAAG ACCAAAAGATGGCCTTTTCCAAGCACAAACTTCACGGTATCTTAGTGAATTCGAAGAGATCTCAGCTCTCGGCAAAGGTTCTTATGGGAAGGTCTTCAAG GTAACCAACAAGTTGGATGGACAGTGTTATGCTGTGAAAAAAATTCTCATCAAGAATGTGTCAAGAGATGACTGCatgaag GTTCTTAGAGAGGTGAAAGTATTGTCAAGCCTCCAGCACCCAAACATAGTAGGCTATCACACTGCATGGATGGAACACGTTCAACCGGTAACAGACA AGGCTATATTGAAACCTACCCTACCAGCCCTTGAAAGACCATCACTGAG ATATCCAGACGATGATGGTGGCAGCAGCAATGGCTCCTCAATTGTGTTTGAAAGCTCAGAGTGCCCCAGGGACTCCACGCCTGATGACATGCACACATCGGGGAGCATATCCCAGATACCCGGACCTACTGAAGGAGAGAGCTCCAAGGTTGTGTGTCCAAAAGTTACACGTAATCCCGACCACTTTGTCCCATGCGTGTACCTCGGCCAGCCGGCCTCCACAGCTGCAGCCTGCCCCATCATGGCGGCTGCCCCATCGTGCTGGGACAGCTCTGGGACGTCTGAGGAGGACTTGAGTGAGCACAGAGGGGAGATGAACAATAACTCTTACATTGATGTAGACAGCAGTCAGCAGTGGGCTGAGAGTCAACCACGGGAG GTGCAGTTCCACCTAATGCTCTATATTCAGATGCAACTGTGTGAACGCTCCCTGAAAGATTGGATCCAGGAGAAGAATTCCAAACCCATAGAGGAGCTTACTCATGTTACAA ATGCACACAGATCCATGGCCACAGAGCAACTGTTTCATATACTACGTAAAGTCCTGGAAGGAGTACAATACATCCATTCTAAAGGAATTATGCACAGAGACCTCAAG CCTAGAAATATATTTCTCCATGGACATGAGAGTCATGTAAGGATTGGTGATTTCGGGCTGGCTTGCAAGGATATAATTGTGGACGATAATGAGACGCTACCTACCACTTCTTGCAATG gttcaacacacacaacaggtgtTGGAACATTTGTGTATGCTGCCCCTGAGCAACTGGAAGGATCCCATTATGACTCCAAG TCTGATATGTATAGTGTGGGGGTGATTGCAGTGGAGCTGTTCCAGCCGTTTGGGACTGAGATGGAACGTGCGCACAGACTTGGGGAGCTCCGACAGGGTAAGATTCCGGAGACGCTGTCTCAGAAGTGGCCGGTCCTCACCAAGTACATCCAGCTGCTGACCAGCCAGGACCCCTCAGAGCGGCCTAGTGCAACCCAAATTTTGGAGAGTGAGCTCTTCAGCACCAAAGACAAG GTTATCCACAGTTTATTGAGGAAGATTGacgaacaggaggaggagataaATGAGCTCCGAAGAAGAATAAGCCAACTGCAGGGCTCGCAGGATGATGTCCCTCAAATGGAAAACACAGAGTCACCCACTGCAAGTCTTCCTCCCAGCTAA
- the usp42 gene encoding ubiquitin carboxyl-terminal hydrolase 42: MTIVDKPLEKSDLESVRGNRSGSLASFSSGDMDGSCSSWGGGSSTSDPPRAKTPCMGPTPGATLYSTAATTTTSASTTPLATERPKEQVTATSGDGIALPQKVLFPAERLSLKWNQMHRIGAGLQNLGNTCFLNSALQCLTYTTPLANYMLSREHSKTCHEPGFCMMCTMQNHITQVFANTGNVIKPIGVLNDLKRIAKHFRFGSQEDAHEFLRYTVDAMQKSCLPGNKLDRQTQATTLIHQIFGGYLRSRVKCLNCKAVSDTFDPYLDVALDIKTAPTITKALEQFVKPEQLDGENAYKCTKCKKMVPASKRFTLHRSSNVLTISLKRFANYNGGKIAKDVRYAEYLDLRPYMSQPHGDPLIYSLYAVLVHSGFSCHAGHYYCYVKGSNGQWYQMNDSSVSVSDIRSVLNQQAYVLFYIRCHDVKNGGEVSPVIRTPPRPVLNVRGLPVNRPAVPASNGPPRLLKVNGRAYHSGFRYGSSAGGSSSSSSSTLTKTGSGLPSASSSSSSASSSSSSSSSSSSSTSHAPRPTEIADPDKRQKLSFLIGQGKSVRPGLSQPGSLSTSGLSHTQPSSSAAASSSSSSSSSSFSTLHSTSDPSTSSSSGSKLNGAPYSSSSSSSSSSSSSSNAAAASASALLVPYGEESSEESDQESNSGFRQNGQNGEEHGAAKPTNGKRNGHSMSPPAKRHTSDAVASQAKTNGSSNGYTNGHDDLQPSQNGHNSHNGHNGHNGHHKVNGVKVNGNGHVTSPNSFHGREAEFRANPGLSKPSCSKTPDACAGMSVPSVGKNGHQSPPHTSGSLWDSGESASASAQLDGPSVLSPAREAPAETRAKLPEVCVDSLPTSAEPTPQAFEAKHAAHNGSGDCPSVSQARGPPSEPVHVNGLNGRPEAGDAGTAKHAGRDDRDDRERDWSRNARPSGGYSSKDRERDRSRDPHRHRYYDHNGGGDRGRDRYADGYGHRGDREFRPPRPRSGSRERYHRDSDRHRDRHRHYHHRDHDRDRDYSRHRSRSERGERDRRPVVGEYNHHRGSGHREDGPSRWAGEEGRSRARHSEDEETSSRAKPSAYSSSSASSGHAEQKRSPEDDHSEERQVKKHKKSKKKKKSKDKDKHRGSDLDSPERASDGASVKHKKKKKKKKKRRHEEDERTGRSSSAEEHSSRKRRSRSYDRDPSPRDAKRARLDNHSAYAPSATHRQLNGHIGNGYSTGSSQEGDSTQGASREAKYTMASGRLSSPVRAGTSEDKRRGSEMTTSNVNGHVV, from the exons ATGACCATAGTTGACAAACCATTAGAGAAATCTGACCTCGAGTCAGTGCGGGGGAATCGCTCCGGCTCGctggcctccttctcctctgggGACATGGACGGCAGCTGCTCCAGCTGGGGAGGGGGCTCATCCACGTCCGACCCCCCCAGGGCCAAGACCCCCTGCATGGGTCCCACCCCTGGCGCCACCCTGTACagcaccgccgccaccaccaccaccagcgcctccaccacccccctcgCCACGGAGCGGCCCAAGGAGCAGGTGACGGCCACCAGCGGCGACGGCATCGCCCTCCCGCAGAAGGTGCTGTTCCCGGCCGAGCGTCTGAGCCTCAAGTGGAACCAGATGCACCGCATCGGAGCTGGCCTCCAGAACCTGGGCAACACCTGCTTCCTCAACTCGGCCCTGCAGTGTCTCACCTACACCACTCCCCTGGCCAACTACATGCTGTCCCGCGAGCATTCCAAGACAT GTCATGAACCTGGGTTTTGCATGATGTGCACAATGCAGAACCACATCACCCAGGTGTTTGCCAACACGGGCAACGTCATCAAACCCATTGGTGTTCTCAATGACCTGAAAC GGATTGCCAAGCATTTTCGCTTTGGGAGTCAGGAGGATGCACATGAGTTCTTGCGGTACACTGTGGATGCTATGCAAAAGTCCTGCTTGCCTGGAAACAA ATTGGACCGGCAAACGCAGGCGACCACTCTCATCCATCAGATCTTTGGAGGGTATTTGAGGTCTAGAG TAAAATGCCTCAACTGCAAAGCAGTGTCTGACACATTTGACCCATACCTGGATGTTGCTTTGGACATTAAG ACTGCACCGACCATTACTAAGGCTCTGGAGCAGTTTGTCAAGCCAGAGCAACTTGATGGAGAGAATGCCTACAAGTGCACCAA ATGTAAGAAAATGGTCCCAGCCTCCAAGAGATTCACCCTCCATCGCAGCTCTAATGTGCTGACCATTTCACTCAAGCGGTTTGCCAACTACAACGGCGGCAAGATCGCCAAG GATGTGAGGTATGCGGAGTACCTGGATCTGCGGCCCTACATGTCCCAGCCCCACGGGGACCCGCTGATCTACAGCCTGTACGCCGTGCTCGTCCACTCTGGCTTCAGCTGCCACGCCGGTCACTACTACTGCTACGTAAAG GGCAGCAACGGGCAGTGGTACCAGATGAACGACTCGTCGGTGTCGGTCAGCGATATCCGTTCGGTTCTCAACCAGCAGGCCTACGTCCTCTTCTACATCAG GTGTCATGATGTCAAGAACGGAGGGGAGGTGTCCCCAGTGATCCGCACCCCTCCCAGGCCCGTTCTGAACGTCCGGGGCCTGCCGGTTAACCGGCCTGCTGTGCCAGCATCCAATGGGCCGCCACGCCTGCTCAAG GTCAACGGGCGGGCGTACCACAGTGGCTTCAGGTACGGCAGTAGTgctggtggcagcagcagcagcagcagcagcactttgACCAAAACTGGCTCCGGCCTGCCCTCCGCCTCCTCATCGTCCTCGTCtgcctcctcgtcctcgtcctcgtcctcttcctcctcctcctccacctcccacgCACCCAGGCCCACGGAGATCGCCGACCCGGACAAGAGGCAGAAATTGTCCTTCCTCATCGGCCAGGGCAAGAGCGTCCGGCCGGGCCTGTCCCAGCCGGGCTCCTTGTCCACCTCCGGCTTGTCCCACACTCAGCCATCGTCCAGCGCTGctgcctcctcttcatcctcctcctcctcctcctccttctccaccttgCACTCTACCTCagacccctccacctcctcctcctctggctccaAGCTAAACGGCGCCccctacagcagcagcagcagcagcagcagtagtagcagcagcagcagtaacgCCGccgctgcctctgcctctgccctgCTCGTACCCTACGGCGAGGAGTCGTCCGAGGAGTCGGACCAGGAGAGCAATAGCGGCTTCCGACAGAACGGTCAGAACGGCGAGGAGCACGGCGCCGCCAAGCCCACCAACGGGAAGAGGAACGGACATAGCATGTCGCCGCCGGCTAAACGGCACACCAGCGATGCCGTGGCTAGCCAGGCCAAGACCAACGGCTCTTCCAATGGCTACACCAATGGCCACGACGACCTCCAGCCCAGCCAGAACGGTCACAACAGTCACAACGGCCACAATGGCCACAATGGCCACCACAAGGTCAACGGTGTGAAG GTTAATGGGAATGGTCACGTGACCTCTCCCAACTCCTTCCATGGTCGGGAAGCTGAGTTCAGGGCCAATCCAGGCCTCAGCAAGCCAAG CTGCAGCAAAACCCCTGATGCCTGTGCTGGCATGAGTGTGCCTTCCGTTGGCAAGAACGGCCATCAGTCCCCACCTCACACCTCTGGGAGTCTGTGGGACTCGGGCGAGTCGGCTAGCGCCTCCGCCCAGCTGGACGGCCCCTCGGTCCTTTCGCCGGCCCGAGAGGCGCCAGCCGAGACCCGGGCCAAGCTGCCCGAGGTTTGCGTGGACAGCCTCCCGACCTCCGCGGAGCCGACGCCGCAGGCCTTCGAGGCCAAGCACGCGGCCCATAACGGCTCGGGAGATTGCCCCTCGGTTTCTCAGGCGAGGGGTCCCCCCAGCGAGCCAGTGCACGTCAACGGGCTCAACGGGCGCCCGGAGGCCGGTGACGCCGGGACCGCTAAGCACGCCGGCCGGGACGACCGGGACGACCGGGAGCGGGACTGGAGCCGAAATGCGCGCCCATCCGGCGGCTACTCCTCTAAGGACCGCGAGCGGGATAGGAGCCGCGACCCGCACCGTCACCGCTACTATGACCATAACGGTGGCGGCGACCGGGGAAGGGACCGCTACGCCGACGGCTACGGCCACCGCGGCGACAGGGAGTTCCGCCCGCCCCGCCCGCGCTCCGGCAGCCGAGAGCGCTACCACCGCGACTCGGACCGCCACCGGGACCGCCACCGGCACTACCACCACCGCGACCACGACCGGGACCGGGACTACTCCCGCCACCGGTCCAGAAGTGAGCGCGGTGAGCGCGACCGCCGGCCCGTCGTCGGGGAGTACAACCACCACCGAGGGTCCGGGCACCGGGAGGACGGCCCCAGCCGCTGGGCGGGCGAGGAGGGGCGCTCGCGAGCGCGCCACAGCGAGGACGAGGAGACGTCCAGCAGGGCCAAACCGTCTGCCTACAGCTCCTCCTCGGCCTCCAGCGGCCACGCGGAGCAGAAGCGCAGCCCGGAGGACGACCACTCAGAGGAGCGGCAGGTCAAGAAACACAAGAAgtccaagaagaagaagaagagcaaaGACAAGGACAAGCATAG GGGTTCAGATCTGGACTCCCCTGAGCGGGCCAGCGACGGCGCCTCGGTGaaacacaagaagaagaagaagaagaaaaagaagaggaggcaCGAGGAGGACGAGCGGACCGGCCGCAGCTCCAGCGCCGAGGAGCACTCCAGCCGCAAGCGCCGCAGCCGCAGCTACGACCGCGACCCCTCGCCACGGGACGCCAAGCGCGCCCGCCTCGACAACCACTCTGCCTACGCGCCCAGCGCCACACACCGGCAGCTGAATGGCCACATAG GTAACGGTTACTCCACCGGCTCTTCCCAGGAGGGCGACAGCACCCAGGGAGCCTCCAGGGAGGCTAAATACA CGATGGCATCTGGTCGTCTGTCGAGTCCTGTGCGTGCTGGAACAAGCGAGGACAAGAGAAGGGGCTCCGAGATGACCACATCCAAT GTAAATGGGCATGTGGTTTAG